From one Eleginops maclovinus isolate JMC-PN-2008 ecotype Puerto Natales chromosome 7, JC_Emac_rtc_rv5, whole genome shotgun sequence genomic stretch:
- the LOC134867749 gene encoding interferon alpha/beta receptor 2-like isoform X3: MLCALTLYPALSTFNCEPRHGPWSTMKLWMMLLLLQLHLEVSVSLPAPSNVSISSFNMEHILSFLPGPGTPSDARFTVQFLRLSRKSQWKPLAACAKLTAGQKCNLTRAFKDHFEHYQARVQAFTLTQTSNWTVLGGFQPLTDTVLGPVDVSLSGCGNCLLLRLRFPTAMEVGLIYRQMVLKMRRTRDDVQFSLSLPYKEETVIPYLQPGVEYCVTVSISSLFTIKTVFSGPHCAFTSSPPSRSSHVLMLGLLAAVCALGLLLMVLHFYGLQRLEVLRKCLSTTVSYILLQCQRGRGAPIELSGQMSAVQRLKEGSADCLLTAHRPLRSASEGGEEIH, translated from the exons ATGTTGTGTGCTCTAACCCTTTACCCAGCCTTATCTACCTTTAACTGCGAGCCTCGACACGGTCCATGGAGCACGATGAAGCTGTGGATGATGCTTCTGCTTCTGCAGCTACACCTTG AGGTGAGTGTGTCCCTCCCTGCTCCTTCCAAtgtctccatctcctcttttAACATGGAGCACATTCTCAGCTTCCTGCCGGGCCCCGGGACCCCGTCAGATGCCCGCTTCACTGTTCAGTTCCTCCGCCTCAG CAGGAAGAGCCAATGGAAACCGCTCGCAGCGTGTGCAAAGCTGACGGCCGGACAGAAGTGTAACCTCACCCGAGCCTTCAAGGACCACTTTGAACATTACCAAGCCCGAGTCCAGGCCTTCACACTCACCCAGACATCCAACTGGACCGTGTTGGGGGGATTCCAGCCTCTGACAGACA CGGTGCTGGGACCTGTGGATGTGTCCTTGTCCGGCTGCGGGAACTGTTTGCTTCTGCGGCTCAGATTTCCTACAGCAATGGAGGTCGGTCTAATATATAGACAAATGGTCCTCAAAATGCGAAGGACCAGGGATGATGTACAG ttcagTCTGAGCCTGCCTTACAAAGAAGAGACAGTGATCCCATACCTGCAGCCAGGTGTGGAGTATTGTGTGACCGTCTCCATCTCGTCCCTCTTCACCATTAAAACTGTCTTCAGTGGTCCTCACTGTGCCTTCACCAGCTCTCCGCCCTCCAGGAGCTCAC ATGTTCTGATGCTCGGCCTGCTGGCTGCAGTCTGTGCTCTGGGGCTGCTCCTCATGGTACTGCACTTCTACGGACTACAGAGATTGGAAGTACTGAGAAAATGCCTATCTACAACTGTG TCATACATCCTCCTGCAATGCCAGCGTGGTAGGGGTGCGCCCATTGAACTGTCAGGTCAGATGTCAGCTGTGCAGCGCCTTAAAGAAGGCTCTGCTGACTGCCTTCTGACTGCACACAGGCCACTGCGGAGTGCCtctgaggggggagaggaaATCCATTGA
- the LOC134867749 gene encoding interferon alpha/beta receptor 2-like isoform X2, producing the protein MLCALTLYPALSTFNCEPRHGPWSTMKLWMMLLLLQLHLGNAPWMKEVSVSLPAPSNVSISSFNMEHILSFLPGPGTPSDARFTVQFLRLRKSQWKPLAACAKLTAGQKCNLTRAFKDHFEHYQARVQAFTLTQTSNWTVLGGFQPLTDTVLGPVDVSLSGCGNCLLLRLRFPTAMEVGLIYRQMVLKMRRTRDDVQFSLSLPYKEETVIPYLQPGVEYCVTVSISSLFTIKTVFSGPHCAFTSSPPSRSSHVLMLGLLAAVCALGLLLMVLHFYGLQRLEVLRKCLSTTVSYILLQCQRGRGAPIELSGQMSAVQRLKEGSADCLLTAHRPLRSASEGGEEIH; encoded by the exons ATGTTGTGTGCTCTAACCCTTTACCCAGCCTTATCTACCTTTAACTGCGAGCCTCGACACGGTCCATGGAGCACGATGAAGCTGTGGATGATGCTTCTGCTTCTGCAGCTACACCTTGGTAATGCTCCCTGGATGAAAG AGGTGAGTGTGTCCCTCCCTGCTCCTTCCAAtgtctccatctcctcttttAACATGGAGCACATTCTCAGCTTCCTGCCGGGCCCCGGGACCCCGTCAGATGCCCGCTTCACTGTTCAGTTCCTCCGCCTCAG GAAGAGCCAATGGAAACCGCTCGCAGCGTGTGCAAAGCTGACGGCCGGACAGAAGTGTAACCTCACCCGAGCCTTCAAGGACCACTTTGAACATTACCAAGCCCGAGTCCAGGCCTTCACACTCACCCAGACATCCAACTGGACCGTGTTGGGGGGATTCCAGCCTCTGACAGACA CGGTGCTGGGACCTGTGGATGTGTCCTTGTCCGGCTGCGGGAACTGTTTGCTTCTGCGGCTCAGATTTCCTACAGCAATGGAGGTCGGTCTAATATATAGACAAATGGTCCTCAAAATGCGAAGGACCAGGGATGATGTACAG ttcagTCTGAGCCTGCCTTACAAAGAAGAGACAGTGATCCCATACCTGCAGCCAGGTGTGGAGTATTGTGTGACCGTCTCCATCTCGTCCCTCTTCACCATTAAAACTGTCTTCAGTGGTCCTCACTGTGCCTTCACCAGCTCTCCGCCCTCCAGGAGCTCAC ATGTTCTGATGCTCGGCCTGCTGGCTGCAGTCTGTGCTCTGGGGCTGCTCCTCATGGTACTGCACTTCTACGGACTACAGAGATTGGAAGTACTGAGAAAATGCCTATCTACAACTGTG TCATACATCCTCCTGCAATGCCAGCGTGGTAGGGGTGCGCCCATTGAACTGTCAGGTCAGATGTCAGCTGTGCAGCGCCTTAAAGAAGGCTCTGCTGACTGCCTTCTGACTGCACACAGGCCACTGCGGAGTGCCtctgaggggggagaggaaATCCATTGA
- the LOC134867749 gene encoding interferon alpha/beta receptor 2-like isoform X4, whose translation MLCALTLYPALSTFNCEPRHGPWSTMKLWMMLLLLQLHLEVSVSLPAPSNVSISSFNMEHILSFLPGPGTPSDARFTVQFLRLRKSQWKPLAACAKLTAGQKCNLTRAFKDHFEHYQARVQAFTLTQTSNWTVLGGFQPLTDTVLGPVDVSLSGCGNCLLLRLRFPTAMEVGLIYRQMVLKMRRTRDDVQFSLSLPYKEETVIPYLQPGVEYCVTVSISSLFTIKTVFSGPHCAFTSSPPSRSSHVLMLGLLAAVCALGLLLMVLHFYGLQRLEVLRKCLSTTVSYILLQCQRGRGAPIELSGQMSAVQRLKEGSADCLLTAHRPLRSASEGGEEIH comes from the exons ATGTTGTGTGCTCTAACCCTTTACCCAGCCTTATCTACCTTTAACTGCGAGCCTCGACACGGTCCATGGAGCACGATGAAGCTGTGGATGATGCTTCTGCTTCTGCAGCTACACCTTG AGGTGAGTGTGTCCCTCCCTGCTCCTTCCAAtgtctccatctcctcttttAACATGGAGCACATTCTCAGCTTCCTGCCGGGCCCCGGGACCCCGTCAGATGCCCGCTTCACTGTTCAGTTCCTCCGCCTCAG GAAGAGCCAATGGAAACCGCTCGCAGCGTGTGCAAAGCTGACGGCCGGACAGAAGTGTAACCTCACCCGAGCCTTCAAGGACCACTTTGAACATTACCAAGCCCGAGTCCAGGCCTTCACACTCACCCAGACATCCAACTGGACCGTGTTGGGGGGATTCCAGCCTCTGACAGACA CGGTGCTGGGACCTGTGGATGTGTCCTTGTCCGGCTGCGGGAACTGTTTGCTTCTGCGGCTCAGATTTCCTACAGCAATGGAGGTCGGTCTAATATATAGACAAATGGTCCTCAAAATGCGAAGGACCAGGGATGATGTACAG ttcagTCTGAGCCTGCCTTACAAAGAAGAGACAGTGATCCCATACCTGCAGCCAGGTGTGGAGTATTGTGTGACCGTCTCCATCTCGTCCCTCTTCACCATTAAAACTGTCTTCAGTGGTCCTCACTGTGCCTTCACCAGCTCTCCGCCCTCCAGGAGCTCAC ATGTTCTGATGCTCGGCCTGCTGGCTGCAGTCTGTGCTCTGGGGCTGCTCCTCATGGTACTGCACTTCTACGGACTACAGAGATTGGAAGTACTGAGAAAATGCCTATCTACAACTGTG TCATACATCCTCCTGCAATGCCAGCGTGGTAGGGGTGCGCCCATTGAACTGTCAGGTCAGATGTCAGCTGTGCAGCGCCTTAAAGAAGGCTCTGCTGACTGCCTTCTGACTGCACACAGGCCACTGCGGAGTGCCtctgaggggggagaggaaATCCATTGA
- the LOC134867748 gene encoding interferon alpha/beta receptor 1a-like isoform X2 — MNTNYTLIWEWDLGSADNGTVSFTTQYVAKYKLRNLKKSLSWYTGCETTSHRSCDLTKLKLYYLGIFRFRVQASVNGRVSDWATMDFCPDKDAALGPPSKVALSPEGRNLDILISDPMTSTNSSMKEHHEDLYFQVLYWERSADAQAARQTLTSKTNVVTLSHLKAWTCYCVSVQSRYDFYNKSSSFTPPLCIQTEGSIPWWEVFGYFLLSLVIWFLVMLLFIYGFLACFKELKATFYPSVQLPALFQYLCDSSGSDIPRLLTESDSELLCDKVTVCPAPPVLEIHNPPPEFLPEPTGLETDSSGKHSRSSSGSGDSGVYSTGGSSNLRQQHSGQDSQGPLDSQQVKMHDMALGLKTHLLIADEGIVDMCV; from the exons ATGAACACCAACTACACCCTGATCTGGGAGTGGGACCTTGGCTCTGCAGATAACGGCACCGTCAGCTTCACCACACAATATGTGGC GAAGTACAAGCTGAGAAATCTGAAAAAGAGTCTGAGCTGGTACACGGGCTGTGAGACGACGTCACATAGGTCATGTGACCTTACAAAGTTGAAACTGTACTACCTGGGCATCTTCAGGTTCCGTGTGCAAGCCAGTGTGAACGGGAGAGTCTCTGATTGGGCCACGATGGACTTCTGCCCCGATAAAGATG CTGCTCTGGGTCCTCCGAGCAAAGTGGCTCTTTCTCCTGAAGGCAGAAACCTGGACATTCTAATCTCCGACCCTATGACCAGCACCAACAGCTCCATGAAGGAGCATCATGAGGACCTGTATTTCCAGGTCCTGTACTGGGAACGCTCTGCAGACGCTCAG gcCGCCAGACAGACTCTGACCAGCAAGACCAACGTGGTGACACTGTCCCACCTGAAGGCCTGGACCTGTTACTGTGTGAGTGTCCAGTCACGCTACGACTTTTACAACAAAAGCAGCAGCTTCACCCCCCCACTCTGCATTCAGACTGAAG GATCCATCCCGTGGTGGGAGGTCTTTGGGTACTTCCTGCTTTCCCTGGTGATCTGGTTCTTGGTCATGCTGCTCTTTATCTACGGTTTCTTGGCGTGCTTCAAGGAACTGAAGGCGACGTTTTACCCCTCCGTCCAGCTGCCTGCACTCTTCCAG TACCTCTGTGACTCCTCTGGGTCGGACATTCCTCGCCTCCTCACCGAGTCTGACTCGGAGCTGTTGTGTGATAAGGTGACAGTCTGTCCAGCTCCCCCGGTCCTGGAGATCCACAACCCGCCCCCTGAGTTCCTACCCGAGCCAACGGGCCTGGAGACAGACAGCAG TGGCAAACACAGTcgcagcagcagtggcagcgGAGACTCCGGGGTTTACTCCACCGGGGGCAGCTCCAACCTGCGGCAGCAGCACTCTGGTCAGGACTCTCAGGGTCCCCTGGACTCGCAGCAGGTTAAAATGCACGACATGGCTCTCGGGCTCAAGACACACCTCCTGATTGCAGACGAGGGCATCgtagacatgtgtgtgtga
- the LOC134867748 gene encoding interferon alpha/beta receptor 1b-like isoform X1 has translation MSACKKQSIPRKISTMSAAFYVWFLFWCFQTNTAGAQLPPPHNLKINSMNTNYTLIWEWDLGSADNGTVSFTTQYVAKYKLRNLKKSLSWYTGCETTSHRSCDLTKLKLYYLGIFRFRVQASVNGRVSDWATMDFCPDKDAALGPPSKVALSPEGRNLDILISDPMTSTNSSMKEHHEDLYFQVLYWERSADAQAARQTLTSKTNVVTLSHLKAWTCYCVSVQSRYDFYNKSSSFTPPLCIQTEGSIPWWEVFGYFLLSLVIWFLVMLLFIYGFLACFKELKATFYPSVQLPALFQYLCDSSGSDIPRLLTESDSELLCDKVTVCPAPPVLEIHNPPPEFLPEPTGLETDSSGKHSRSSSGSGDSGVYSTGGSSNLRQQHSGQDSQGPLDSQQVKMHDMALGLKTHLLIADEGIVDMCV, from the exons ATGAGTGCCTGTAAAAAACAGTCAATTCCTCGAAAAATATCTACCATGTCTGCAGCTTTCTACGTTTGGTTTCTCTTTTGGTGCTTCCAGACCAACACAG CCGGAGCACAGCTGCCCCCCCCACACAACTTGAAGATAAACTCCATGAACACCAACTACACCCTGATCTGGGAGTGGGACCTTGGCTCTGCAGATAACGGCACCGTCAGCTTCACCACACAATATGTGGC GAAGTACAAGCTGAGAAATCTGAAAAAGAGTCTGAGCTGGTACACGGGCTGTGAGACGACGTCACATAGGTCATGTGACCTTACAAAGTTGAAACTGTACTACCTGGGCATCTTCAGGTTCCGTGTGCAAGCCAGTGTGAACGGGAGAGTCTCTGATTGGGCCACGATGGACTTCTGCCCCGATAAAGATG CTGCTCTGGGTCCTCCGAGCAAAGTGGCTCTTTCTCCTGAAGGCAGAAACCTGGACATTCTAATCTCCGACCCTATGACCAGCACCAACAGCTCCATGAAGGAGCATCATGAGGACCTGTATTTCCAGGTCCTGTACTGGGAACGCTCTGCAGACGCTCAG gcCGCCAGACAGACTCTGACCAGCAAGACCAACGTGGTGACACTGTCCCACCTGAAGGCCTGGACCTGTTACTGTGTGAGTGTCCAGTCACGCTACGACTTTTACAACAAAAGCAGCAGCTTCACCCCCCCACTCTGCATTCAGACTGAAG GATCCATCCCGTGGTGGGAGGTCTTTGGGTACTTCCTGCTTTCCCTGGTGATCTGGTTCTTGGTCATGCTGCTCTTTATCTACGGTTTCTTGGCGTGCTTCAAGGAACTGAAGGCGACGTTTTACCCCTCCGTCCAGCTGCCTGCACTCTTCCAG TACCTCTGTGACTCCTCTGGGTCGGACATTCCTCGCCTCCTCACCGAGTCTGACTCGGAGCTGTTGTGTGATAAGGTGACAGTCTGTCCAGCTCCCCCGGTCCTGGAGATCCACAACCCGCCCCCTGAGTTCCTACCCGAGCCAACGGGCCTGGAGACAGACAGCAG TGGCAAACACAGTcgcagcagcagtggcagcgGAGACTCCGGGGTTTACTCCACCGGGGGCAGCTCCAACCTGCGGCAGCAGCACTCTGGTCAGGACTCTCAGGGTCCCCTGGACTCGCAGCAGGTTAAAATGCACGACATGGCTCTCGGGCTCAAGACACACCTCCTGATTGCAGACGAGGGCATCgtagacatgtgtgtgtga
- the LOC134867749 gene encoding interferon alpha/beta receptor 2-like isoform X1, protein MLCALTLYPALSTFNCEPRHGPWSTMKLWMMLLLLQLHLGNAPWMKEVSVSLPAPSNVSISSFNMEHILSFLPGPGTPSDARFTVQFLRLSRKSQWKPLAACAKLTAGQKCNLTRAFKDHFEHYQARVQAFTLTQTSNWTVLGGFQPLTDTVLGPVDVSLSGCGNCLLLRLRFPTAMEVGLIYRQMVLKMRRTRDDVQFSLSLPYKEETVIPYLQPGVEYCVTVSISSLFTIKTVFSGPHCAFTSSPPSRSSHVLMLGLLAAVCALGLLLMVLHFYGLQRLEVLRKCLSTTVSYILLQCQRGRGAPIELSGQMSAVQRLKEGSADCLLTAHRPLRSASEGGEEIH, encoded by the exons ATGTTGTGTGCTCTAACCCTTTACCCAGCCTTATCTACCTTTAACTGCGAGCCTCGACACGGTCCATGGAGCACGATGAAGCTGTGGATGATGCTTCTGCTTCTGCAGCTACACCTTGGTAATGCTCCCTGGATGAAAG AGGTGAGTGTGTCCCTCCCTGCTCCTTCCAAtgtctccatctcctcttttAACATGGAGCACATTCTCAGCTTCCTGCCGGGCCCCGGGACCCCGTCAGATGCCCGCTTCACTGTTCAGTTCCTCCGCCTCAG CAGGAAGAGCCAATGGAAACCGCTCGCAGCGTGTGCAAAGCTGACGGCCGGACAGAAGTGTAACCTCACCCGAGCCTTCAAGGACCACTTTGAACATTACCAAGCCCGAGTCCAGGCCTTCACACTCACCCAGACATCCAACTGGACCGTGTTGGGGGGATTCCAGCCTCTGACAGACA CGGTGCTGGGACCTGTGGATGTGTCCTTGTCCGGCTGCGGGAACTGTTTGCTTCTGCGGCTCAGATTTCCTACAGCAATGGAGGTCGGTCTAATATATAGACAAATGGTCCTCAAAATGCGAAGGACCAGGGATGATGTACAG ttcagTCTGAGCCTGCCTTACAAAGAAGAGACAGTGATCCCATACCTGCAGCCAGGTGTGGAGTATTGTGTGACCGTCTCCATCTCGTCCCTCTTCACCATTAAAACTGTCTTCAGTGGTCCTCACTGTGCCTTCACCAGCTCTCCGCCCTCCAGGAGCTCAC ATGTTCTGATGCTCGGCCTGCTGGCTGCAGTCTGTGCTCTGGGGCTGCTCCTCATGGTACTGCACTTCTACGGACTACAGAGATTGGAAGTACTGAGAAAATGCCTATCTACAACTGTG TCATACATCCTCCTGCAATGCCAGCGTGGTAGGGGTGCGCCCATTGAACTGTCAGGTCAGATGTCAGCTGTGCAGCGCCTTAAAGAAGGCTCTGCTGACTGCCTTCTGACTGCACACAGGCCACTGCGGAGTGCCtctgaggggggagaggaaATCCATTGA
- the LOC134867750 gene encoding interleukin-10 receptor subunit beta-like, translating into MSAAVCVLILSALWGHTVVSGDLSRPTKVRLTSHDMNLVLSWDLPAEPAGLLYTTEYRSSVINYRAGCVNISTLECDFTRHSIPQTIYQFGKYTARVRAHSGTETSAWVESNNVAMDKETNISSPIISLLSNGAAIEVIIQDPVFRISSLRQVYSSATYNITYWQDSQKQKTRSISNIQQSRVVLSDLEPWTKYCVKVQISTGRISNNLSQPSADVCESTTIDKEVPWVAAVVTFITMAIAVALVVVAVVYRKRISHLLCPKDSLPQHFKEDLMVRPNSSMYIAMCNSHPSEEIFHQVSIIPDSSIIEAERPLEAEPPHTTQT; encoded by the exons ATGTCAGCCGCTGTTTGCGTCTTGATTCTGTCAGCACTGTGGGGACACACAG TGGTTTCAGGAGACCTCAGCAGACCCACTAAAGTCCGCCTGACCTCTCATGACATGAACCTGGTCCTGAGCTGGGACTTGCCTGCAGAACCAGCCGGCCTGCTGTACACAACGGAGTACAG ATCCTCAGTGATAAATTACAGAGCGGGCTGTGTGAATATCTCCACCCTTGAATGTGACTTCACCCGCCACAGCATTCCACAAACCATATATCAGTTTGGAAAGTATACAGCCAGGGTGCGGGCGCATTCGGGGACAGAGACCTCCGCATGGGTGGAAAGTAACAACGTTGCCATGGACAAAGAGA CCAACATCAGTTCTCCCAttatctctctcctctccaacGGTGCTGCCATTGAGGTTATCATTCAAGATCCAGTGTTCAGGATCTCTTCACTCAGACAGGTTTACAGCTCAGCCACCTACAACATCACCTACTGGCAGGACAGCCAGAAGCAAAAG ACAAGGAGCATCAGCAACATCCAGCAGAGTCGGGTGGTTCTCAGTGACCTGGAGCCCTGGACCAAGTACTGCGTCAAGGTCCAAATCAGTACCGGGAGGATCTCCAACAACCTCAGCCAGCCCAGCGCCGATGTTTGTGAGAGCACCACCATCG ATAAAGAGGTTCCTTGGGTGGCAGCCGTGGTGACGTTTATCACCATGGCGATTGCAGTTGCTCTGGTGGTGGTTGCGGTGGTGTATCGGAAACGTATATCCCACCTTCTCTGTCCAAAAGACTCACTGCCTCAGCACTTTAAAGAg GACCTCATGGTACGCCCTAACTCGTCCATGTACATAGCCATGTGTAACTCCCATCCATCGGAGGAGATCTTCCACCAGGTGAGCATCATTCCAGACAGCAGCATCATTGAGGCAGAGCGCCCTCTGGAGGCAGAGCCGCCTCACACCACACAGACATAG